From Chryseobacterium joostei, the proteins below share one genomic window:
- a CDS encoding S8 family peptidase — translation MKKHLLLVGTLAISMLSAQNNEGLKREFEKQNKENSAKFDSYVAKRFGNARNAETQKLITELRANLAGFSGDIPNFYQADDQNQIKNNNVDALTTAGGVNGLTTAFNGDGIKYTIFDGGRIYAAHEAFNNLPARITNKEADTNIHSSHATGVASIIGAKSSPLTSRDQNGNIVAQGNAMGIAINSTMDSYRFAQTTLPGSTTPTDVFAKILIAQPKISNHSYGVNPGWTYGTTSAGYPANAWYWNGNYISGNNYDQMGTYNLNDKQYDAIVYNNPSYTIVKSAGNYYNYGPGYQGTTTTSYYQTATGFQLYPAGAAPAANCAQGFDCIGYGSLAKNIIVVGATNVITTNNYKYTAATDVVKAEYSNAGPRDDGGIKPDISAPGTDIWMASTAETTAGSLSWQINSGTSMAAPQVAGIIGLWSQIHKTLFNNAELNAAASKTLMVHSALEAGNVGPDVWYGWGFIDAKKGAELLVGKSNNTVIFNNETLTNGTTNTKFVKATGGTPLKVTISWIDPEFTNITNMWDNLYNNRVSRLINDLDVRVTDLTTNTTNLPWKLNVENPMALATKGDNTVDNVEQVVIDNPIAGRTYKIEISHKGTLLNNAVPAAATPQNYSIIVTGHNEVLGTKESAANALSNLAIAPSITKDVTNILHAPKKSTFNVYDLSGKKLQSGNINSDKEAINLSSYTKGIYIIEVKTEKDVVTKKVIKE, via the coding sequence ATGAAGAAACATTTACTTTTGGTTGGCACTTTAGCTATTTCTATGTTAAGTGCACAAAACAATGAGGGATTAAAAAGAGAGTTTGAAAAACAAAACAAAGAGAACAGCGCAAAGTTTGATTCTTATGTTGCAAAAAGATTCGGAAATGCGAGAAATGCTGAAACGCAAAAATTAATCACCGAACTTAGAGCGAACCTTGCTGGTTTCAGTGGTGATATTCCTAATTTCTATCAGGCTGACGATCAAAACCAAATCAAAAACAACAATGTTGATGCACTTACTACAGCCGGAGGAGTAAATGGTCTTACTACAGCATTTAATGGAGACGGAATAAAGTATACAATATTTGATGGAGGAAGAATTTACGCTGCTCACGAAGCATTTAATAACCTCCCAGCAAGAATCACAAACAAAGAGGCGGATACAAACATTCATAGCAGCCACGCAACAGGGGTAGCTAGTATTATTGGCGCAAAAAGCTCACCGTTAACAAGCAGAGATCAAAATGGTAATATTGTAGCGCAAGGAAATGCAATGGGCATTGCAATTAATTCAACAATGGATTCATATAGGTTTGCCCAAACAACATTACCTGGATCTACTACCCCAACAGATGTTTTCGCTAAAATATTAATTGCACAACCTAAAATTTCAAATCACTCATATGGTGTGAACCCAGGCTGGACATATGGAACAACATCTGCAGGTTATCCTGCCAATGCATGGTATTGGAATGGAAATTATATCTCAGGAAATAACTACGACCAAATGGGTACTTATAACCTAAATGATAAGCAATATGATGCGATTGTTTACAATAACCCATCTTATACAATTGTAAAATCAGCCGGTAATTACTATAATTATGGCCCGGGCTATCAAGGAACAACAACAACCAGCTACTATCAAACAGCTACAGGTTTTCAATTATATCCTGCCGGTGCTGCACCAGCAGCAAATTGTGCACAAGGATTCGACTGTATTGGATATGGTTCTTTAGCTAAAAATATCATCGTAGTGGGAGCAACGAATGTTATTACTACAAATAACTATAAATATACTGCAGCTACAGATGTAGTAAAAGCAGAATATAGTAATGCAGGACCTAGAGATGATGGAGGTATTAAACCAGATATTTCAGCTCCTGGAACAGACATATGGATGGCTTCAACTGCTGAAACAACAGCTGGTAGCTTATCATGGCAAATTAACAGTGGTACATCAATGGCAGCCCCTCAAGTTGCAGGAATTATCGGTCTTTGGTCACAAATCCATAAAACATTATTCAACAACGCAGAACTAAACGCTGCCGCTTCAAAAACTCTAATGGTTCATTCAGCACTTGAAGCAGGAAATGTAGGTCCAGATGTATGGTACGGATGGGGATTCATTGATGCTAAAAAAGGAGCAGAATTATTAGTAGGAAAATCTAACAATACTGTTATTTTCAACAATGAAACATTAACAAATGGCACAACCAATACCAAATTTGTTAAAGCAACTGGAGGTACTCCACTTAAGGTAACGATTTCTTGGATAGATCCAGAATTCACCAATATTACCAACATGTGGGATAATCTTTACAATAACAGAGTTTCAAGATTAATAAACGACTTGGATGTAAGAGTAACCGATTTAACTACCAATACAACAAACCTTCCTTGGAAGCTTAATGTTGAAAATCCAATGGCACTTGCTACAAAAGGAGATAACACGGTAGACAATGTAGAACAAGTTGTTATTGATAATCCAATAGCAGGTAGAACTTATAAAATTGAAATATCTCATAAAGGCACGTTATTAAACAATGCTGTTCCGGCTGCTGCTACTCCTCAAAACTACTCAATCATTGTAACAGGACATAACGAAGTATTAGGAACCAAGGAATCTGCTGCAAATGCCTTAAGCAACCTTGCTATTGCTCCTTCTATTACTAAAGATGTAACAAACATCCTACATGCTCCTAAAAAATCTACATTTAATGTGTATGACCTATCTGGCAAGAAATTACAGAGCGGAAATATCAACAGTGATAAAGAAGCAATTAACTTATCATCATATACAAAAGGTATTTACATCATTGAAGTAAAAACTGAAAAAGATGTTGTTACTAAAAAAGTGATTAAGGAATAA
- the dnaE gene encoding DNA polymerase III subunit alpha gives MYLIFDTETTGLPKNFNAPLSDSDNWPRMVQIAWQVHDDDGNLIENQDYIIKPEGYDIPFNAARIHGITTKIANEEGRDLQEVLEEFSEVLERVRVVSGHNVEFDYNIVGAEFYRKNLKDNLQEKPKADTMILGTDYCKLGGGRGGRYKSPKLEELYEKLYGTKFDEAHNAAADVNATARVFFEMMRIGIVPAEILKISEDQLSYFRSLYPDPIKPFGIVIRRQVADFNNKKKQQDFGSIDEIDLGKYFNFDNHSVFSTLTATSSINDLIKKASDENFPAVGMVDLGNMMGAFKFVSAVEGANGDRAKKHKEYLAKKQEAEENGTEFNEVEPVSEPLIPVVGCEFYISDRYEQKQFTKDDPDRRTQVVLLAKDFNGYKNLAKLSSIGFLKGFYFGVPRISRELIAQYKEGIIALTSGILGDIPDAILNTGEQKGEELFKWWKDTFEDDFYVQIQNHKLPEEEHLNEVLLYFADKYNVKILAQNQTFYTNKDDANIQDIVSCIKDGEKLSTPIGKGFGKRRGLSTGEYYIKNSHEIKEAFLAYPDAFEAYDEFFAKFKPYTLKRDVLLPKFDIPQEFIHAEDEVDGGKRGEMAYLTHLTYEGARKRYGVDGITDEIKERLDFELEVIANTGYPGYFLIVQDFCNEARKMGVWVGPGRGSAAGSAVAYCIGITNVDPIKYDLLFERFLNPERVSMPDIDIDFDDEGRDRVIKWVIDKYGQSQVAQIITYSVLGGKSAIKDAGRVLDVPIPDTNNIAKLIPSTPGMNIAKALAKYDKLKPEEQMLVDEMRYVLESPDDSRHGVLASAKKMEGCIRNTGIHACGVIITPEDVSNLVPVTIAAKDADILVSQFDNSVAESAGLLKMDFLGLRTLTIIKDALKLVKARYGLDIDPDEIPLDDTKTYQLFKEGRTVGIFQYESPGMQKYMRELKPTVFADLIAMNALYRPGPIKYIPNFINRKHGVEEIVYDLPETEEYLKETYGITVYQEQVMLLSQKLANFTKGEADTLRKAMGKKQIDVLNKMYPKFIEGGRKNNLNEERLEKIWNDWKAFAEYAFNKSHSTCYAFIAYQTAYLKANYPAEYMASVMSNNINNTDSITMFMEDCKSMGVDVLGPDVNESQYKFSVNEKGQIRFGLGAIKGIGEGPSEAITRERRNGRFKDVYDFFERIMPSHMNKRVAESLVLAGAFDELGSFHRGQYFDIDMAGRTNLERLIRYGQSFQESKNEMEHSLFADFADEVQIEQPKLAPCPEWPNMHKLNKEKETIGFYLSAHPLDEFKYQFQFMQGRLSKKSVLEKEEEEKVTTDEAPLLEQDSQDETVDLTEIVSDELSVGEEEVIEELTKKAEPKGTFGFLNLDEVDAYKEQAFANKPEELFEEKKKDWKTLQKERENGGGGKEYTVAGLITEYRVQDGFRSGEKVAFVTLEDYSGSYSFRLGDRDYMRLKEKLEVQRFVIFKIKFAQVKDGRVFVNVNDVIELQEAFERFAKSISLVMDVMDVRPEDLDFFRAVLDRNKGSQKLKFFIKNIDDDSHIEVQSMKHSVDLNGDLIKEIQLLNKYEFYLN, from the coding sequence ATGTATTTAATTTTTGACACAGAAACAACCGGGTTACCTAAAAATTTTAACGCACCACTTTCAGATTCAGATAACTGGCCGAGAATGGTACAGATTGCATGGCAGGTACATGATGATGATGGTAATCTGATTGAAAATCAGGATTATATAATAAAACCTGAGGGATATGATATTCCCTTTAATGCTGCAAGAATTCACGGGATTACCACTAAAATTGCTAATGAAGAAGGGCGTGACCTTCAAGAAGTTTTGGAGGAATTTTCTGAAGTTCTTGAAAGGGTAAGGGTGGTTTCCGGGCATAATGTTGAGTTTGATTATAATATCGTAGGTGCGGAATTTTATAGGAAAAATTTAAAAGATAATCTTCAGGAAAAGCCAAAGGCTGATACCATGATTCTGGGAACCGACTACTGTAAGTTAGGCGGTGGAAGAGGAGGAAGATACAAGTCTCCAAAACTTGAAGAACTTTACGAAAAACTTTACGGAACTAAATTCGATGAAGCTCATAACGCTGCTGCAGACGTAAATGCCACGGCACGGGTATTCTTTGAAATGATGAGGATTGGAATAGTTCCTGCAGAAATTCTGAAGATATCAGAAGATCAGCTGAGCTATTTCAGGAGCCTTTATCCTGATCCTATTAAACCTTTTGGGATTGTTATCCGTAGACAGGTTGCGGATTTTAATAATAAGAAAAAGCAGCAGGATTTTGGAAGTATCGATGAGATTGATCTTGGGAAATATTTCAATTTTGACAATCACAGTGTTTTCTCAACATTAACGGCTACTTCAAGTATCAATGACTTGATTAAAAAGGCTTCTGATGAAAACTTTCCGGCTGTCGGAATGGTTGATTTGGGGAATATGATGGGTGCTTTCAAGTTTGTTTCCGCAGTAGAGGGAGCCAATGGAGACAGGGCAAAAAAACATAAAGAATATTTAGCAAAAAAACAGGAAGCGGAAGAAAATGGAACAGAATTTAATGAGGTAGAGCCTGTTTCAGAACCATTGATTCCAGTTGTAGGCTGTGAATTTTATATTTCAGACCGCTATGAGCAAAAGCAGTTTACCAAGGATGATCCGGATAGAAGGACGCAGGTTGTGCTTTTAGCAAAAGATTTTAATGGATATAAAAATCTGGCGAAACTTTCGAGTATTGGATTTTTGAAAGGATTTTACTTTGGGGTTCCTAGGATAAGCCGTGAATTAATAGCTCAGTACAAAGAAGGAATTATTGCTTTAACTTCGGGGATTCTTGGAGATATTCCTGATGCCATCCTAAATACGGGTGAGCAAAAGGGAGAGGAGCTTTTCAAATGGTGGAAAGATACTTTTGAAGATGATTTTTATGTTCAGATTCAGAATCATAAATTGCCTGAAGAAGAGCATTTAAATGAAGTTCTCCTGTATTTTGCAGATAAATATAATGTAAAAATTTTGGCCCAAAACCAAACTTTTTACACCAATAAAGATGATGCTAATATTCAGGATATTGTAAGTTGTATTAAAGATGGTGAAAAGCTTTCAACTCCTATTGGAAAAGGATTTGGTAAGAGAAGAGGCCTTTCAACAGGAGAATATTACATTAAGAATTCTCATGAAATAAAAGAGGCCTTTTTAGCCTATCCTGATGCGTTTGAAGCCTATGATGAGTTTTTTGCAAAATTTAAACCTTATACATTAAAAAGAGATGTACTTCTTCCAAAGTTTGATATCCCGCAAGAGTTTATTCATGCAGAAGATGAGGTAGATGGCGGGAAGAGAGGTGAGATGGCTTATCTTACCCATTTGACTTATGAAGGAGCAAGAAAAAGATATGGTGTTGATGGAATTACGGATGAAATAAAAGAACGTCTAGACTTTGAATTGGAGGTAATTGCCAATACGGGGTATCCGGGGTATTTCCTTATTGTACAGGATTTCTGTAATGAGGCCCGTAAAATGGGGGTTTGGGTAGGTCCCGGAAGAGGATCCGCTGCCGGATCTGCGGTAGCTTATTGTATTGGAATTACAAATGTTGACCCTATTAAGTATGATCTCCTTTTTGAGAGATTCCTGAATCCGGAAAGGGTTTCGATGCCCGATATTGATATTGACTTCGATGATGAAGGGAGAGATAGGGTTATTAAATGGGTAATTGATAAATACGGGCAAAGCCAGGTAGCACAGATTATTACCTATTCTGTATTAGGTGGAAAGTCTGCCATTAAAGATGCGGGAAGAGTATTGGATGTTCCAATCCCGGATACCAATAATATTGCCAAGTTAATCCCATCAACACCGGGAATGAACATTGCAAAAGCATTGGCAAAATATGATAAACTAAAACCGGAAGAACAAATGCTTGTTGATGAGATGAGATATGTTCTTGAAAGTCCTGATGATTCACGCCACGGAGTTTTAGCGAGTGCTAAAAAAATGGAAGGCTGTATCAGGAATACCGGAATTCATGCCTGTGGTGTAATTATCACACCGGAAGATGTGAGTAATCTGGTGCCTGTGACTATTGCTGCTAAGGATGCGGATATTTTAGTGTCTCAGTTTGACAACTCAGTAGCAGAAAGTGCCGGCCTTCTGAAAATGGACTTCCTTGGGCTTAGAACATTAACAATCATTAAAGATGCTCTAAAGCTTGTAAAAGCAAGATATGGGTTGGATATTGATCCTGATGAAATTCCATTGGATGATACTAAGACCTATCAATTATTTAAAGAAGGAAGAACGGTTGGTATTTTCCAGTATGAAAGTCCCGGGATGCAAAAGTACATGAGGGAGCTTAAGCCTACGGTTTTTGCTGACCTTATTGCCATGAATGCACTGTATCGCCCAGGTCCAATTAAGTATATTCCAAACTTTATTAACAGAAAGCATGGAGTTGAAGAGATTGTATATGACTTACCAGAAACAGAAGAATATTTAAAGGAAACCTACGGAATTACCGTTTATCAGGAGCAGGTAATGCTTTTGTCCCAGAAACTTGCCAACTTTACAAAAGGTGAGGCAGATACCCTGAGAAAGGCCATGGGTAAAAAGCAGATTGATGTTCTTAATAAAATGTATCCTAAATTTATAGAAGGAGGTAGAAAAAATAACCTGAATGAAGAAAGACTTGAAAAAATTTGGAACGACTGGAAAGCCTTTGCAGAATATGCATTCAACAAATCTCACTCTACCTGCTATGCCTTTATTGCTTATCAAACTGCCTATTTAAAAGCAAATTATCCCGCTGAATATATGGCAAGTGTAATGAGTAATAACATTAATAATACGGATTCGATTACCATGTTTATGGAGGATTGTAAAAGTATGGGGGTTGATGTTTTAGGTCCTGATGTGAATGAATCTCAATATAAATTCTCTGTAAACGAAAAAGGACAGATTCGTTTTGGTTTAGGTGCTATCAAGGGAATTGGTGAAGGGCCAAGTGAAGCGATTACAAGAGAGCGAAGAAATGGAAGATTTAAGGATGTTTATGATTTTTTTGAAAGAATAATGCCTTCTCATATGAATAAAAGAGTAGCGGAAAGTTTAGTGCTGGCCGGTGCTTTTGATGAATTGGGTTCTTTCCACAGAGGTCAGTATTTTGATATTGATATGGCTGGAAGAACTAATTTGGAAAGGCTAATCAGGTATGGACAAAGCTTTCAGGAAAGTAAAAATGAGATGGAACATTCTCTGTTTGCTGATTTTGCAGATGAGGTACAGATTGAGCAGCCAAAATTAGCACCTTGTCCGGAATGGCCAAATATGCATAAATTAAACAAAGAAAAAGAAACTATAGGATTCTATCTTTCGGCTCATCCATTGGATGAATTTAAGTACCAGTTTCAGTTTATGCAGGGACGACTTTCCAAGAAGTCTGTTCTGGAAAAAGAAGAAGAGGAAAAGGTAACTACAGATGAAGCTCCTTTGTTGGAACAGGATTCACAAGATGAAACTGTAGATCTTACAGAGATTGTTTCTGATGAATTGTCTGTGGGAGAAGAAGAAGTAATAGAAGAGTTGACAAAAAAAGCAGAACCAAAGGGAACTTTTGGATTTTTGAATCTTGATGAGGTGGATGCTTATAAGGAACAAGCTTTTGCCAATAAACCTGAAGAGTTATTTGAGGAAAAAAAGAAAGACTGGAAAACACTTCAAAAAGAAAGAGAAAATGGTGGCGGTGGAAAAGAATATACTGTTGCAGGTTTAATTACAGAATATAGAGTTCAGGATGGTTTCAGAAGTGGTGAAAAAGTAGCTTTTGTTACCTTGGAGGATTATTCAGGGTCTTATTCCTTTAGGCTAGGGGACAGGGATTATATGAGATTGAAAGAAAAGCTTGAAGTTCAGAGATTTGTTATATTCAAAATAAAATTTGCTCAGGTAAAGGACGGGCGTGTTTTTGTGAATGTAAATGATGTGATAGAGCTTCAGGAAGCTTTTGAAAGATTTGCTAAAAGTATTTCTCTTGTAATGGATGTGATGGATGTAAGACCAGAAGATCTGGACTTTTTCAGAGCAGTGCTGGATAGAAATAAAGGAAGTCAAAAGCTGAAATTCTTTATTAAAAATATTGATGATGACTCTCATATTGAGGTTCAGTCTATGAAGCATTCCGTAGATTTAAATGGCGATTTGATCAAAGAAATACAATTACTCAATAAATATGAATTCTATTTGAATTAA